The following are from one region of the Bactrocera oleae isolate idBacOlea1 chromosome 6, idBacOlea1, whole genome shotgun sequence genome:
- the LOC106620683 gene encoding pupal cuticle protein Edg-78E: MFKILLLTALVAYACADNIDKDAQVLSFKNDVADPEGNYAYAFETSNGIQQQEAGNTVGVAGQYEYVSPEGEKISISYTADENGFQPSGAHLPTPPPIPEAIVRALEYIAAHPAAP; encoded by the exons ATGTTCAAGATT CTGCTCCTTACCGCCCTCGTAGCCTACGCTTGCGCCGATAACATCGACAAAGATGCGCAAGTGCTGAGCTTCAAAAACGACGTCGCCGATCCGGAAGGTAACTACGCGTACGCCTTCGAAACAAGCAATGGCATACAACAACAGGAAGCTGGCAACACAGTGGGTGTAGCTGGTCAATACGAATATGTGTCACCGGAGGGCGAGAAAATCTCCATTAGCTACACAGCCGATGAGAATGGCTTCCAACCAAGCGGCGCACATCTGCCCACACCACCACCAATTCCAGAAGCTATTGTGCGCGCTTTGGAATACATTGCAGCGCATCCTGCCGCCCCTTAA